The proteins below come from a single Acanthopagrus latus isolate v.2019 chromosome 4, fAcaLat1.1, whole genome shotgun sequence genomic window:
- the wt1b gene encoding WT1 transcription factor b isoform X5: MFGCHNPSESCPSSQALLLRNYNSDNLYQMASQLDCVTWNQMNTLASSMKSSGHSTSYDSDPTAPPPPVLVSAQYHIHTHSIFRGLQDVRRVPGIGPPVVRSSEASEKRPFVCAYPGCSKRYFKLSHLQMHGRKHTGEKPYQCDFTDCGRRFSRSDQLKRHQRRHTGVKPFQCETCQRKFSRSDHLKTHTRTHTGKTSEKPFTCRWSNCQKKFARSDELMRHHSMHQRNLTKLQPAI; encoded by the exons ATGTTTGGCTGCCACAATCCCTCCGAATCCTGTCCCAGTAGCCAGGCTCTGCTGCTGAGAAACTACAACAG tgatAACCTGTACCAAATGGCATCTCAGCTGGATTGTGTGACCTGGAACCAAATGAACACCCTGGCATCCTCCATGAAGAG CAGTGGCCATTCAACCAGCTACGACAGTGACCCCACAGCCCCGCCTCCACCCGTGCTCGTGAGTGCCCAgtaccacatacacacacacagcatcttcAGAGGACTCCAG GATGTTCGGCGGGTACCCGGTATCGGGCCGCCGGTTGTGAGGTCATCAGAGGCCAGCGAGAAGCGTCCATTTGTCTGCGCCTATCCGGGCTGCAGCAAGCGATACTTCAAGCTGTCACACCTGCAGATGCACGGCCGCAAACACACAG GAGAGAAGCCTTACCAGTGTGATTTCACAGACTGCGGCCGCAGATTCTCTCGCTCCGACCAGTTAAAGAGGCACCAGCGCCGACACACAG GAGTGAAGCCCTTCCAGTGCGAGACGTGCCAGAGAAAGTTTTCACGGTCAGACCATCTTAAGACGCACACTCGGACTCATACAGGTAAAACAA GTGAGAAGCCCTTTACCTGCCGCTGGTCCAACTGTCAGAAGAAGTTTGCTCGCTCTGACGAGCTGATGCGCCACCACAGCATGCACCAGAGGAACCTGACCAAGCTGCAGCCTGCCATCTGA
- the rcn1 gene encoding reticulocalbin-1, with product MDVLGFVCAVLLCSVVVHGKPTLRKDRVLYQDPEVARQQANDDNKSFQYDHEAFLGKDEAKTFDQLTPEESKDRLSKIVDRIDSDGDGYITTAELKAWIKRVQKRYVYENVAKVWTDYDLNKDNKISWDEYKQATYGYYLANPEEFEDATDQFSFKKMLPRDERRFKRADLNGDQAADREEFTSFLHPEEFEHMKDIVVLETLEDIDKNGDGHVDEDEYIADMFAHEDGGPEPDWVKTEREQFSDFRDLNKDGKMDHDEIRHWIMPQDYDHAQAEARHLVYESDQDKDQMLTREEILENWNMFVGSQATNYGEDLTRNHDEL from the exons ATGGACGTCCTGGGCTTCGTGTGTGCCGTGCTGCTGTGCTCCGTGGTCGTGCACGGCAAGCCGACGTTAAGGAAAGACAGAGTCCTCTATCAAGACCCAGAAGTGGCCAGGCAGCAGGCCAACGACGACAACAAGAGCTTCCAGTACGACCATGAGGCCTTTCTTGGCAAAGACGAGGCCAAAACATTTGATCAGCTCACCCCGGAGGAGAGCAAGGACAGGCTCAG TAAAATAGTGGACCGGATAGACAGCGACGGCGATGGCTACATCACCACAGCCGAACTCAAGGCGTGGATCAAGCGCGTACAGAAGCGTTACGTGTACGAGAATGTGGCGAAGGTGTGGACAGATTATGACCTGAACAAAGACAACAAGATTTCATGGGATGAGTACAAGCAGGCCACGTACGGTTACTACCTTG CCAACCCAGAGGAGTTCGAGGATGCGACAGACCAGTTCAGCTTCAAGAAGATGCTTCCTCGTGACGAGAGGAGGTTTAAAAGAGCTGATCTAAACGGGGACCAGgcggcagacagagaggagttcACATCCTTCCTCCACCCTGAGGAGTTTGAGCACATGAAGGATATTGTGGTTCTG GAAACCCTGGAGGACATTGATAAGAACGGCGATGGACACGTGGATGAAGACGAGTATATTG CCGACATGTTCGCTCATGAGGACGGGGGTCCAGAGCCAGACTGGGTCAAGACTGAGAGGGAGCAGTTCTCTGACTTCCGAGACTTGAACAAGGACGGTAAGATGGACCACGATGAAATCCGCCACTGGATTATGCCACAAGACTACGACCACGCTCAGGCTGAAGCCAGACATCTGGTGTATGAGTCTGACCAGGACAAG GATCAGATGCTGACTAGAGAGGAGATCCTTGAAAACTGGAACATGTTTGTGGGAAGCCAAGCCACCAACTATGGAGAAGACCTCACCAGGAACCATGATGAGCTCTGA